A portion of the Bacteroidota bacterium genome contains these proteins:
- the speY gene encoding deoxyhypusine synthase, which yields MASKSKYLKGKAIVPEPMAKNAKIVEIVDSYFQAYNAGRLREACQLFVTRYLAPEVTVGMTITGALTPAGLGGSCIVPLMKAGFVDWIVSTGANLYHDTHFAIGKTLHQGSPFIDDRVLRREGVIRIYDILFEYDVLLSTDAFYRKIIMSPEFQKPLSTAEFHYKVGKYVYEREKALGIKRSSVLASAYKFGVPIYTSSPGDSSIGMNVAEQQLAGNKLNFDTLADVNETASIVFNAKRTGGKSAVLIFGGGSPKNFILQTEPQIQEVLGIEEKGHDYFIQITDARPDTGGLSGATPSEAVSWGKIDPDKLPDTVVAYLDSTVAMPILTAYALAKHKPRKLKRLVEHRVENLEKLKKEYFRVKDKRKYAT from the coding sequence ATGGCCTCTAAATCGAAGTATTTGAAAGGAAAAGCTATTGTTCCCGAGCCGATGGCAAAAAACGCCAAAATCGTGGAAATTGTTGATTCTTATTTCCAGGCGTATAATGCGGGTCGTCTTCGCGAGGCATGCCAGCTCTTTGTCACACGATACCTGGCTCCGGAGGTGACAGTTGGCATGACAATCACAGGGGCTTTAACACCGGCCGGTTTAGGGGGTTCATGCATTGTTCCCCTCATGAAGGCTGGTTTTGTTGATTGGATCGTAAGCACCGGAGCAAACTTATATCACGATACTCATTTTGCGATTGGAAAGACGCTCCACCAAGGAAGTCCATTTATCGATGACAGGGTGCTCCGGCGCGAAGGAGTGATTCGAATTTACGATATCTTATTCGAGTATGATGTTCTCCTGTCAACTGATGCTTTTTATCGAAAGATCATCATGTCGCCGGAGTTTCAAAAACCGCTGAGTACGGCCGAATTTCATTACAAGGTCGGCAAATATGTTTATGAGCGGGAGAAGGCGCTTGGGATAAAAAGAAGCAGTGTGCTGGCATCTGCCTACAAATTCGGCGTCCCGATCTACACTTCTTCTCCGGGAGACAGTTCGATCGGCATGAACGTCGCGGAGCAGCAGCTCGCCGGGAACAAGCTGAATTTCGACACGCTTGCCGATGTGAATGAAACGGCGTCGATTGTATTCAACGCGAAGAGGACCGGCGGCAAAAGCGCGGTATTGATCTTCGGCGGCGGTTCGCCGAAGAACTTCATTCTGCAAACTGAGCCGCAGATTCAGGAAGTGCTAGGAATTGAAGAAAAAGGGCATGACTACTTCATCCAGATTACAGATGCCCGTCCCGACACTGGCGGCCTTTCCGGTGCGACCCCTTCCGAAGCTGTCAGCTGGGGGAAAATTGATCCCGACAAGCTGCCGGACACCGTGGTTGCTTACCTGGATTCTACTGTTGCCATGCCAATACTTACGGCCTATGCTCTGGCAAAGCACAAGCCGCGAAAGCTAAAACGGCTTGTCGAGCACAGAGTTGAGAATCTTGAGAAGCTGAAAAAGGAATATTTCAGGGTGAAGGATAAGCGAAAATACGCAACGTAA
- a CDS encoding histone H1 → MSRFSELVELVQSFEKDFIKFYDKGNKSAGTRVRKSMNELKRKAQEIRKEVQEVKAQAKEEAPNTPAV, encoded by the coding sequence ATGAGCCGCTTCAGCGAACTAGTAGAGCTGGTGCAGAGTTTTGAAAAGGACTTCATAAAATTCTACGACAAAGGCAATAAATCGGCTGGCACTCGTGTTCGAAAATCAATGAACGAACTGAAACGAAAGGCGCAGGAGATCCGGAAGGAAGTGCAGGAAGTCAAAGCGCAGGCAAAAGAAGAAGCTCCGAACACGCCCGCCGTATAG